Genomic window (Peromyscus leucopus breed LL Stock chromosome 15, UCI_PerLeu_2.1, whole genome shotgun sequence):
tctctgtgagttcaagaccagcctggtctacagcgagaGTTCcatgtcagccagggctacacagagaaaccctgtctcggaaaacaaacaaacaaacaaagccaggcatggtgattctctgagagtttgaggccagccagcctgatctacatggagTTTGAGAGTAGCCAGGGtaacatggtgagaccctgtctcaagaaacaaaacaaaataagataacaTACATAGAGTATTTGAAAAGGCCAACaaatcaaatgagaaaaataccAGGCAAGCATTTGACGTGTTGAAGGGAGGACGAAGTATCCCTCCTCGATAACCACCCTCTGCTCTCAACCCGACAGGCGAGTCTCCGCCTCTGTGGTTCCACTTCCCCTGTGCAGACCGCAGACTGAAGCGTGTGGGCCACCGCACGTGCCTGTGGAACGACCAGCTTTATTTGGTTGGGGGTTTTGGTGAGGACGGCAGCACAGCCAGCCCACAGGTCTGCGTTCTGGAACTCTTTGTCTAAAGAACAGAAGGGCACATGGGCCAGGCCTCTGTGTTGTGGCAGACCCACACAGCATTCTCATTGTTATTGCACACTTTATCTAATTATTAAATTTCAATCAGAGAATCAACattttgtctctgactcctttttGGAAGGGCACTAAATAAGTAAACACCTTTATTTGCAAGGGAAAAGCCAAAGGATAAGCCTTCCTCATACTGGGAGCTATTAACCTGGCAGAGACAACTGCAAAtcatctattttttgttttgttttgtctgaaacagggtatcactatgtatatagccttggatggcctggaactcattatgtagaccaggctgtcctggacctcagaTCTGCCTCCTGTTGTATTCCAAGcactaaaattaaaggcatgtgtgccaccatgcccagctgtatgCTGTCTTTTGCCCTTAATGTAACCCTAAATGAGAGAAAGTTTCAGGCTACAGCTAAGCATTCTGACCAAAAcatttaattaacaaaaaaatattacaatagcagataaaataataataataacaacaacaataaaaagaaatcagaagtggGAGTCAGGGTGGAAAAGAAAGTGCAGAGGCCTTAGTTCCTAAGAGACCAGCACTCCTGCTGAGCTGGACTTAGCGCCAGCTCCTTCTGAGCTTTCCTTGGCTGCTGGCTTCTCATCTTCCCCCATAAGACGAATGTTGTGCTTTTCCCGAAATTCATTGAGTTCTTTCCCCTTTGCCTGAAGCTGCTGTGACAGTGTCTCGATGATCTTCTGGATCTAGAAGGTAAGGGAAAGAGGTTACAGAAATGCACGTCTCCCTTCCCCAACCTGGAATGGACTAGGATTAGAGGAAGTGAAACAAGATCATACTCAGCCTTACCTTTGGCCAAGAATGAACAAAGCCAGACTCTCGGTGTCTACTACAAGGGAATCACCTGAGCTTCTTACTtctgttatttattctttgaccatttcataaatgtacagaatatattctgatcatacttAGATACTTCATCCCActctttccccaccccaccccctttgtggtttttttgtttgtttgtttgtttgagaaagggtttctctgtgttgccctggctgtcctggaactcactttgtagaccatgctgacctcaaactcacagggatccacctgcctttgcctccgtCCAGGCTAGCCCCACTCCTTTATCCACCTCCCCCACAGTCCCCCATCTCATAATCATatatctctgttttgttttgtgacccaccgAGTTTAACCAGGACCACCCTTGTGGGCATGAGTCTGGAGCTATCTACTGGAGGAAGAGCAACTCACCAGGGCTACGTCACTGAAGACAATGAGCCACCCTCTTGTAGCAACCTTCAACTGTCAACAGTCCCCAGGGAGGGTGGgctgcttgtttttaaaatagcatttatcATACTATGGTTTCTTCTTTTaggttatattcatttttttacttAGTGACTTAtagttagcccaggctggcttcaaacccaagATTCCCCTGCCCCATCATACCAAGTTAATCACCAATGAATGGCACCCCAGTcagtcctctttctccttttaaaatgtcacttaTGGTATCTTTGAGGGTCTGATTCAGTGGGTCCGAGAGAGAGTAACAAGTTGTATGTTAAGCTGATTCTTGGCTGGAGgtagagctcagtggcagaatgcttaGCCTATTGTGTATAAggctctggatttgattcccagcactgttaAACTAGTTCTTCAGGTGATTTTGATTCAGGCATCCATGGACTACACtgtgagaaacactgctctaccATCCTCCTCCCAAATCAACCACATCAAAGAGCCTATGGAAAGGGCACACAGCCAGCAACTCCTCCCATAAGGAGTTGGACTTCGTCATCGTATAAAGGGCACAGACTAACAGGCTATATACTATCTTCAACATGACTTTCTGCCTGGACTTTCTCCCCTCACATTCCCTAAATCTCCGGTCATCCCCATTTTACCTCTTGGCTGCCCAAACTCCTCCTCGGGCATTCTTGCTCACCTGCTCTTTGTTACCCTCCAAGGCAGGCAGCACCTCTTTGACGGTCCGCTCTACCAGCACACCTCCGACCATGCGGTAGCACTTGCGGGTTTCATCCACTTCCTTCAGTGTATCAATCACTAGGCTAGGGTAGGAGAAGGAGACCTCCACATTCAGTTCCGCTCTAGTGCAGCCCTCCCTCCAAAGGCCCATGCAGTCGCTCTACTATGTCTCTGCCTTTCTTACCTGTGCTCATTCAGTTCCATCTCCAGCTCAGCTGCTTTGGATGCCAAGCCTCTCTGTTCCTGCCGAAGGCGATTAAAGCCAGCAATTACCTAAgagcatgagagagagaagatgagagaTGAGACCATGAAAATGCCAGAAAGTAGGGGCAGCCCACAGGACAGCCAATTTTACAGAGATGCAGAAGTGGATACCCACCTTGGGAAAGGAGTAGAATACAAATTTGCAATTTCCCAGTGCCTACCTGTGGGAGGTATTTGCCAGGCACGAGGAGATTTAATAACAGATCTGAACCTAGGTCCTATGCAAGAGGAGTAAattcttttaaccactgacctaTCTCGCCAGTttccacaccccctcccccaagatgtttttatttttaattatatggatatgtgtgtgtttgtgcacacacagagaccagaagagggtgttggattccaggagctagagtcacaggcctgatatgggtgctgggaatcaaacctgggtcctctagaagaaagAACAGTatgtacccttaaccactgaggccTCATCTTCTCAGTCCTTGCCTTTTTCTAAGATTTAAAGTGTTacctcatgtttgtgtgtgtgtgtgcctgtgcatgtacatgtgtggaggtcagaagagggtgtcagattcacCTGGAACTACGGTTACAGGTAGCTCCTGGGTGTGGggactggggactgaactccacAGAGGCCAGCTCTGCAAGCTCCCTTCTCCCCTTcaactgtgggttccagggatcctgCTCCAGTGGCCAGGCTTGTGCAGCACGTGCTCTACTCACTGAGTCACAGAAGCTCGGTAACAAcagctcagggctggagaaacaACTCAGTGAGCGGAGCCTTAGCACGCAAGAGGCACGGGgcttcaatgcccagcaccactACCAACAAGGAAAAAGACACGCCTACATGGTATGCTGACTATCCCCCATCCAATGCGGAACTTCTTCCTCTTTAACTTGGTGGGGCTTCTATGGGGCCACCAACCACAAAACCCTTGTCCCCTGGACCCCAGAAGTCAGTAACCTACGCTAGTCTTTTTTCAGATATCTGAGTTGTGGGTAGAGACAAAGGTATAATAATGGAAACGGCTGGAGCTACGAGCCCTGTGGTCACAGAGGAGAGACCTTCTGCTCTGATTCCTGGACTCCTTAAAGCGGCCCCAGTTCCTGAACTTTACTCTAATTAGCCCTTTTGTGCTCAGTTTTGCAAGCTACCTGCTATTCTTCAAAACACTCATTAAAACAGGTCTGGctgttcacacctgtaatctgagcactccCAGAGATCACGgtaagctccaggctagccagggccacacaggggtacactgtcctgaaaaaccaagaaaacaaaaagaaaaaagaaaaagacaaacaagttgtttggtttgtttgatttaaaaaaaaaaaaaaaaaggagcttggCCTAGAGCCTCAAGCCCATAATCTCAGCAccgaggaagctgaggcaggaggatcaagagttcaaaggcCCTGTCTTTTTAGGcgaggaggggggggagaggaagagagtggggaagatgaagaaaggtgggaagaaagaagtggaaaaggagaggggaaggaaagtcAAAAGTAAATACTGTAACTAACTCAGACTCTGACCGTTCTCCAGCACCCaatggcgccctcttctggacagATGTGGTGCCACACTCCTAGCCAGCATTCTTTCTTACTAATAGCAGCGTTTCCTTCACACACACCTCTCCACCCCTTAACTGTAGCACTGGAGATCAGGTCTAGGGCTTGCACTATGCTAAGAAGGCATCTACCAGTGAGCCATCCCAGCCCTTTACCCTATTTCCTTACTCCAGTGTAATATGacccagtttttgttgtttgctttcaaGATATGAATGTAATTTACAGAAATGTGTCAATTATCCTGTTGTAGAAAAATTCAGCCATAAGTGCAGTAAAAGTAAACGCACCGTCAGCAGCTAACCGCAACGTAACTCTAGGTGAAATGCTCGGTCAgccaaattttttgtttgtttgttttctagatagggtttctctgcataacagtccaggatgtcctggaactagttctggagaccatgctggcttcgaactcaagagatttgcctgcctctgccttcgagtgctgggattaaagccagtTTTAAGCTGCCATCTCTGGGGTCTCTAGGATAAAAACAGTCTAGCTCTATTTCCACTCCTCAGAATTCTCATTGTtccttttaaaatgcaatttccTAGTGGTCTTCTCCCCTGTGGCTATATctaatttttctcctttccttattccctattgttcttttcttctccccttaagatttatttatttatttaatgtatatgagtgctctatatgtatgtataacttTAGGTCAGAATGGGCATCCGATCCCactatagatagttgtgagccaccacgtggttgctgggaattgaactcaggacctctggaagagcagtcagtgctcttaaccactgagccatctctccagcccccatagcatattaaaataaataaataaataaataaataaataaattttactttatgtggtcttggttgttgttggtggcttttttgttgttgtttgtttgttcttgtttttcaagacagggtttctctgtgtagctctggctgtcctggaacttgctctatagaccaggctggcctcgaactcagagatgcacctgcctctacctcctaagtgctgggattaaaggcatgccgcACCACCAACCCaggttttttcccttttaaatacaaaatcttttctatttttttcttttcattccatatagcccaagatgacctcaaatttgctatgtagccaaggatgatttgaacttctgatctcttgcctccacctcccaagtcctgctAGGAATACAAGAGTACTGATCATACCCAGTTCATTCTATGCTAAGCATTCAACCCAAGGCCCCATGCAGAgaagacaagcgctctaccaactagGCTATGCCTCCAACCCCAAATCTTCTCTATTCATATTTGTATTATTTGTCACTATTTACTCT
Coding sequences:
- the Pfdn2 gene encoding prefoldin subunit 2, with translation MADSGGRVSKSSGSSTGKGAVSAEQVIAGFNRLRQEQRGLASKAAELEMELNEHSLVIDTLKEVDETRKCYRMVGGVLVERTVKEVLPALEGNKEQIQKIIETLSQQLQAKGKELNEFREKHNIRLMGEDEKPAAKESSEGAGAKSSSAGVLVS